The Hyphomicrobiales bacterium DNA window AATCGATCCCACGGGGTCCGATCGGAAGCGGCAGTAGTGGAGAACGAAGGCTGGCGGGAGTGACGGGACTCGAACCCGCGGCCTCTGGCGTGACAGGCCAGCGCTCTAACCAACTGAGCTACACCCCCTATCGCCGGCGCGCCTTCGGGCCCGGGCGAGCGGTGGCGTTCATGTACGCACGGCCCTGTTGCAAGTCAAGCGACCGAATCCGGCCCGCCGAGCCGAAGCTCGAAGAGTGCCGGCTGGTGGGCGGTGAGAGACTCGAACTCCCGACATCCACGGTGTAAACGTGGCGCTCTACCAGCTGAGCTAACCGCCCCTTACACCCGCGGATTTACGCACTCGCACGCGACAACGCAAGGCGCTAGATGTGAGCTTTCATTAGGTTGTCCATCCGGTCCTGAGCGAGGAAGCTGAGGTTGCAAGACTTCAGTGATTCCTTGGAGGACCGGATGAACATCCATAAGAATGCCCGTCTGACGCCGCTCGGTCGAGAGCGGATAGCGATGCAGGTGCTGGGCGGGGAGACGCCGGAGGCCGCCGCCATCGGCCCGGACCACGCCCCGGGCTTGCATGGCCGGCCCCGATCCTGGAGCGGCTTATGACTCGGACAGAGGGCCCCGCGCGCGGAGCGCGCGGGGCCCACCGAAAAAGTCAATCAAATCGCGGAGTTAGCGGTTTACCGCTTCCTTCAGCGCCTTGCCCGGGCGGAATTTCGGCGCCCTAGACGCCGGAATGTGGATCACCGCGCCCGTGCGCGGATTGCGCCCCATGGAGGCTGCGCGATTTGCGACAACGAAATTGCCGAAGCCGACAATGCGGACCTCGTCCCCACCTCTCAAAGCTGTCTCGATTTCGGCGAAGGTTGCCTCGACAGCGTCGGCCGCGGCGGACTTCG harbors:
- a CDS encoding HU family DNA-binding protein, yielding MNKNELIARVANKTNMSKSAAADAVEATFAEIETALRGGDEVRIVGFGNFVVANRAASMGRNPRTGAVIHIPASRAPKFRPGKALKEAVNR